A single genomic interval of Thermotoga sp. Mc24 harbors:
- the folP gene encoding dihydropteroate synthase: protein MVYTTPWNRKIEFGKTMLMGIINVTPDSFFSGSRKQSVLEAVETAKKMIEDGADIIDVGGMSTRPGSDPIDEEEELNRVIPVIKAIRSITDVPISVDTYRWRVALKALEAGADIVNDISGYQFEPDIVRVVSENNAPYVLMHIKGTPKTMQENPHYEDVVKEIKEYFSEKIEHLKEKGVSQIILDPGIGFGKRYEDNLEILRRIDEFKEFKLPILVGASRKSFIGITLGNVPPEERLEGTLAVTAYCTLKGVDIIRVHDVLPNKRVIRMMEAILWQRL, encoded by the coding sequence GTGGTTTACACAACTCCGTGGAACAGAAAGATCGAATTCGGAAAGACAATGCTTATGGGAATAATAAACGTCACACCAGACTCTTTCTTCTCCGGTTCCAGAAAACAGAGCGTGCTCGAAGCGGTGGAAACCGCAAAGAAGATGATAGAAGATGGTGCTGACATAATAGACGTAGGGGGAATGTCCACCCGTCCTGGGTCGGATCCCATCGATGAGGAAGAAGAATTGAACAGAGTGATTCCCGTGATAAAAGCGATCAGATCGATAACCGATGTTCCAATTTCCGTAGATACGTACAGGTGGAGGGTAGCTTTGAAAGCTCTCGAAGCCGGGGCAGACATCGTAAACGATATCAGCGGCTATCAATTCGAACCAGATATCGTCAGGGTAGTTTCTGAAAACAACGCCCCTTACGTTCTCATGCACATAAAGGGGACACCAAAGACAATGCAGGAAAATCCTCATTATGAGGATGTGGTGAAGGAGATAAAAGAGTACTTCTCAGAAAAAATAGAGCATTTAAAAGAAAAAGGTGTGAGCCAGATCATTCTGGACCCTGGTATCGGATTTGGGAAAAGATACGAAGACAACCTCGAAATTCTTCGAAGAATCGACGAGTTCAAAGAGTTCAAACTTCCCATCCTCGTAGGTGCTTCAAGAAAATCTTTCATAGGAATCACCTTGGGAAACGTGCCTCCTGAAGAACGGCTCGAAGGTACTCTTGCGGTCACTGCGTACTGCACACTGAAAGGAGTAGATATAATTCGAGTACACGACGTTCTCCCTAACAAGAGAGTGATAAGAATGATGGAGGCGATACTCTGGCAAAGGTTGTAA
- the folE2 gene encoding GTP cyclohydrolase FolE2 — protein sequence MKDVQNEKDPRMVPLKKVGIKDLHWPLKVILKEDGYQSTVAQISCSVDLHREKRGIHMSRFIEVLNKLEVITPQIFEEILDDLIEIMEAKRAHLEIRFPYFIWKESPVSRKKSPLKVDCFVEAEKEKNFSFKIGVRTPVHTLCPCSKEISDYGAHNQRAFVEITVKTKKFIWFEDLVEIAERNASSPLYTLLKRPDEKFVTEKAYENPRFVEDVARDVALELEKEPRITWYRVYVESMESIHNHNAFACVEKGDFVLEG from the coding sequence TTGAAGGATGTTCAGAACGAAAAAGACCCAAGGATGGTCCCTCTAAAAAAGGTGGGAATAAAGGATCTGCATTGGCCTCTCAAGGTGATTCTCAAGGAAGATGGATACCAGTCCACCGTTGCTCAGATAAGCTGTTCAGTGGATCTTCACCGTGAGAAAAGGGGAATACACATGAGCAGATTCATAGAAGTTCTAAACAAACTGGAAGTGATAACTCCTCAAATCTTCGAAGAGATCCTGGATGATCTCATAGAAATTATGGAAGCAAAGAGGGCACACTTGGAGATCCGCTTCCCCTACTTCATATGGAAAGAGTCTCCTGTTTCCAGAAAAAAATCGCCGTTGAAAGTGGACTGCTTCGTTGAAGCAGAAAAGGAGAAGAATTTTTCATTCAAAATCGGGGTCAGAACACCTGTCCACACACTCTGCCCGTGTTCAAAAGAGATCAGCGATTACGGTGCTCACAACCAGAGGGCTTTCGTTGAAATAACGGTGAAAACCAAAAAGTTCATCTGGTTCGAAGATCTGGTAGAAATAGCGGAGAGAAACGCAAGTTCTCCCCTTTACACCCTGCTGAAGAGGCCGGACGAAAAGTTCGTCACGGAAAAGGCTTATGAGAATCCCAGGTTCGTGGAGGATGTGGCAAGAGACGTGGCACTGGAACTGGAGAAAGAGCCAAGGATCACCTGGTACAGAGTCTACGTGGAAAGTATGGAAAGCATACACAACCACAACGCGTTCGCTTGTGTAGAAAAAGGAGATTTCGTTCTGGAGGGATGA
- the queD gene encoding 6-carboxytetrahydropterin synthase QueD, producing the protein MILVKKFSFEAAHNLTRYLGKCERLHGHTYRLVVKIEGPLNEEEMVMDFAELKKIVEELVVSKLDHSYLNDMFDQPTTERIAIWIWDQLSKEVEKRGVRLHEIELWETETSGVVYRGEKV; encoded by the coding sequence ATGATCTTGGTGAAGAAATTTTCTTTCGAGGCCGCACATAACCTGACCAGGTACCTTGGAAAGTGTGAGAGACTCCACGGTCACACCTACAGACTCGTTGTTAAGATAGAAGGTCCTCTGAACGAAGAAGAGATGGTTATGGATTTTGCCGAGCTGAAAAAAATCGTCGAAGAGCTGGTTGTTTCTAAACTCGATCACTCGTATCTCAATGACATGTTCGATCAGCCCACCACGGAAAGAATAGCGATATGGATATGGGATCAGCTCTCGAAAGAGGTGGAAAAACGCGGTGTCAGACTCCACGAGATAGAACTGTGGGAGACAGAAACGAGCGGTGTTGTGTACAGGGGTGAGAAAGTTTGA
- a CDS encoding HD domain-containing protein, with amino-acid sequence MIQMFINLLETIPSLGRHSFQVAFLSAQIAEKMNLDPNVSFLSGLIHDLGLILPYEGKTLLDEIDDTFVIVRDTPGKPLHLHSILGSFITDYVEKLKPISPIVLKHHFPASYLDKTEENLISNIVFISDQVSRYTMVNLDASPRDIIIALEDMKSFFFPEIFEACKEVLTTEFVQWQLENILEGSSATDLLQDYIRNCPDCGKKDLIQAGKVVSFIVDTKSEFTTSHTWRVAVFSEKMAEKAGRNSEDLFIAGLYHDIGKISVSYKILEKPAKLSDEEYAIMKKHVYFSYLILLPYKDENWFLPAVRHHERLDGYGYPFRLKGEEMTLEDKIIQVADVFSALLEERPYRPANTVEKALSMVHEEVKKKKLSQEAFELLESSLKDFDLSSIEVGREIRKEIRTFVDRVVEKFGDYVL; translated from the coding sequence ATGATACAGATGTTTATCAATTTACTGGAAACGATCCCTTCACTGGGAAGACACTCATTTCAGGTCGCTTTTCTTTCCGCTCAGATCGCAGAAAAAATGAATCTTGATCCCAACGTTTCATTCTTATCTGGATTGATCCACGATCTGGGACTGATTCTGCCATACGAAGGGAAAACGCTGCTGGATGAAATAGACGACACTTTCGTTATCGTGCGGGACACCCCGGGCAAACCCCTCCATCTTCACAGCATCCTTGGGAGTTTCATCACCGATTACGTCGAGAAACTGAAGCCCATATCCCCCATCGTTTTGAAACATCATTTCCCCGCCTCGTACCTGGACAAAACAGAAGAGAATCTGATCTCCAACATCGTCTTCATCTCGGACCAGGTTTCAAGATACACAATGGTAAATTTGGATGCTTCACCCAGAGACATTATTATCGCTCTCGAAGATATGAAAAGCTTTTTCTTCCCGGAGATATTTGAAGCTTGCAAAGAGGTCTTGACCACGGAATTCGTCCAGTGGCAGCTTGAGAACATTCTTGAGGGGTCCAGTGCTACAGATCTGCTACAAGATTACATAAGAAACTGTCCAGACTGTGGTAAAAAAGACTTGATTCAAGCTGGAAAAGTCGTGTCGTTCATCGTCGATACCAAAAGTGAATTCACTACCAGCCACACCTGGAGAGTCGCAGTCTTCTCAGAAAAAATGGCAGAAAAAGCCGGCAGAAACAGTGAGGATCTCTTCATCGCTGGTCTGTACCACGACATTGGTAAAATCAGCGTGAGTTACAAAATTCTCGAAAAACCAGCAAAACTCAGTGATGAAGAATACGCTATTATGAAAAAGCACGTCTATTTCTCCTATCTCATCCTTCTCCCCTACAAAGATGAAAACTGGTTTTTACCCGCGGTAAGGCACCATGAGAGGCTCGACGGTTATGGCTATCCTTTTAGACTGAAAGGGGAAGAAATGACCCTTGAAGATAAAATAATCCAGGTTGCCGACGTGTTCAGCGCACTTTTAGAGGAAAGGCCTTACAGACCTGCGAACACCGTGGAAAAAGCCCTGAGCATGGTGCACGAGGAAGTGAAGAAAAAGAAATTATCCCAAGAAGCCTTCGAGTTACTTGAATCATCCCTGAAAGACTTCGATCTCAGCAGTATAGAGGTGGGAAGAGAGATTAGAAAAGAGATCAGAACGTTTGTGGATAGAGTAGTCGAAAAATTCGGAGATTACGTTCTTTAG
- a CDS encoding NTPase has translation MKILITGRPGVGKTTLIKKLSRLLQNAGGFYTEEMREGEKRIGFKIITLDGEEGILARTDLPSPYRVGKYYVNLKDLEEIGVRSLERAFQEKDLIIVDEIGKMELLSRKFREVVEKIFDSEKDVIATIKKSSDPFVEKIKNRNDVVIFELNEKNRNSLLNEILSVLKFNRGEKQ, from the coding sequence ATGAAAATCCTTATCACCGGAAGGCCAGGTGTTGGGAAAACCACTTTAATCAAGAAACTATCACGCCTCCTGCAGAACGCAGGGGGCTTTTACACTGAAGAGATGAGAGAGGGCGAAAAAAGAATCGGTTTCAAGATCATCACCTTAGATGGTGAGGAAGGAATACTAGCAAGAACAGATCTCCCTTCTCCATACAGAGTGGGTAAATACTACGTGAATCTAAAAGACCTGGAAGAAATCGGTGTAAGATCGCTCGAAAGAGCCTTTCAGGAGAAAGATCTGATCATCGTAGACGAGATAGGGAAGATGGAACTCCTATCCAGGAAATTCCGGGAAGTAGTCGAAAAAATCTTCGACAGCGAGAAAGATGTGATAGCCACAATCAAAAAATCGAGCGATCCATTCGTAGAAAAGATCAAAAACAGAAATGATGTCGTCATCTTTGAGCTGAACGAGAAAAATCGTAACTCTCTGTTGAACGAAATTCTGTCTGTTTTAAAATTCAATCGAGGTGAAAAACAATGA
- a CDS encoding DUF362 domain-containing protein produces MPAKVYFTDMTTNPNMNMLQKLELLLKKVELEKIIEKDKFVAVKLHFGEYGNLAFIRPQYVKIIVDQIKKLGGKPFLTDANTLYTGHRSNAVDHLINAYLNGFTYEVTGAPVIIADGLRGSDEIKVKIDGNYVKEAKIGAAIALADAIVAVTHFKGHEATGFGGTIKNVGMGSASRAGKMEQHSESKPYVVEEKCVACGTCAKFCPVGAITVTKVAKINYEKCIGCGQCIAMCSYGAMSPKWDSSTDSLSKKMAEYAKAVLKDKKAVFISFIMNISPDCDCWNMNKPPVAPDIGIAVSTDPVALDQACIDLVLQKTGKDPFLEVHPDVTWKTQLEYAEEIGLGTREYELVKVACDLK; encoded by the coding sequence ATGCCAGCAAAGGTTTATTTCACAGACATGACGACCAACCCAAACATGAACATGCTTCAAAAGTTAGAACTTCTTTTGAAGAAAGTGGAACTGGAAAAGATCATCGAAAAAGACAAGTTCGTGGCTGTAAAACTCCATTTCGGTGAATACGGAAACCTCGCATTCATAAGACCCCAGTACGTGAAAATCATTGTGGACCAGATCAAGAAACTGGGTGGAAAACCTTTCCTCACCGACGCGAACACGCTCTACACCGGCCACAGATCGAACGCTGTGGATCATCTGATAAATGCCTACCTGAACGGTTTCACCTACGAGGTGACGGGGGCTCCTGTGATCATCGCGGATGGTCTCAGGGGTTCAGATGAGATAAAGGTGAAAATAGATGGAAACTACGTAAAAGAAGCGAAGATAGGTGCAGCGATAGCCCTGGCAGATGCGATAGTCGCTGTAACACATTTCAAAGGGCACGAAGCAACAGGTTTTGGTGGAACGATAAAAAACGTCGGAATGGGAAGTGCATCCAGAGCTGGAAAGATGGAACAACATTCCGAATCCAAACCGTACGTGGTTGAAGAAAAGTGTGTCGCCTGTGGAACATGCGCGAAGTTCTGCCCGGTTGGAGCAATCACCGTCACAAAAGTGGCAAAGATCAACTACGAGAAATGTATCGGCTGTGGACAGTGTATCGCCATGTGTTCCTACGGTGCCATGTCTCCAAAATGGGACAGCTCGACTGACTCTTTGAGTAAAAAGATGGCTGAATACGCAAAAGCGGTTCTCAAAGACAAGAAAGCGGTCTTCATTTCGTTCATCATGAACATCTCTCCAGACTGCGACTGCTGGAACATGAACAAACCTCCCGTGGCTCCCGATATAGGAATCGCGGTCAGTACAGATCCGGTCGCCCTGGACCAGGCCTGTATCGATCTTGTCCTTCAAAAAACGGGCAAAGATCCGTTCCTTGAGGTTCACCCAGATGTAACCTGGAAGACACAGCTCGAATACGCTGAAGAGATCGGTCTTGGAACAAGAGAATACGAACTCGTGAAGGTGGCTTGTGATTTGAAGTGA
- a CDS encoding prolyl oligopeptidase family serine peptidase, translated as MGILSILFAQEDVTVNGVTLITKVFPEGEKACAVVIEYPVEIDGQKLSPDRFSVKVKTSDTYSSRTITKVYANNSGDLSFSIFNNRGKYVVLELSTEDLHSNTIVFGPNFLNTRVKLDYIVSQLVPIFDVDGNEVEPFTSKQTDEKHLIIDDFLAFTFKDPETGVEIPYRLFVPKDVNPDRKYPLVVFLHGAGERGTDNYLQVAGNRGAVVWAQPRYQVVHPCFVLAPQCPPNSSWSTLFTDRKNPFNPEKPLLAVIKIIRKLLDEYNIDENRIYITGLSMGGYGTWSAIMNFPELFAAAIPICGGGDVSKVERIKDIPIWVFHAEDDPVVPVENSRVLVKKLAEIGGKVRYTEYEKGFMEKHGWDPHGSWIPAYESQEVVEWLFEQSR; from the coding sequence ATGGGAATTCTTTCTATACTCTTTGCGCAGGAGGATGTTACTGTGAACGGTGTAACTCTTATTACAAAAGTCTTTCCGGAAGGTGAAAAAGCCTGTGCGGTCGTCATCGAATATCCCGTTGAGATCGATGGTCAGAAACTCTCACCGGATCGGTTCTCGGTGAAAGTGAAAACTAGCGATACCTACTCTTCAAGAACGATTACAAAAGTCTACGCAAACAACAGCGGAGATCTCTCTTTTAGCATTTTCAACAACCGCGGAAAGTATGTTGTTCTGGAACTCTCCACCGAAGATTTACACTCAAACACCATTGTTTTCGGGCCTAATTTTCTCAACACCCGCGTGAAACTGGACTACATCGTTTCACAGCTTGTTCCCATTTTTGACGTAGACGGGAACGAAGTGGAACCTTTTACGTCGAAACAAACGGATGAGAAACATCTCATCATCGATGATTTCCTCGCATTCACTTTCAAAGACCCAGAAACAGGTGTTGAGATACCTTACAGGTTGTTTGTTCCAAAAGATGTGAATCCTGACAGAAAATACCCGCTGGTTGTCTTCCTACACGGAGCGGGAGAGAGGGGAACGGACAATTATTTACAGGTCGCTGGGAATCGTGGAGCGGTTGTCTGGGCCCAGCCGAGATACCAGGTGGTTCATCCGTGTTTTGTTCTCGCACCGCAGTGTCCACCAAACAGCAGCTGGTCCACACTCTTCACTGACAGGAAAAATCCTTTCAATCCAGAAAAACCCCTCCTTGCGGTGATAAAGATCATTAGGAAACTTCTTGACGAATACAACATAGACGAGAATCGAATCTACATCACCGGGCTTTCGATGGGAGGTTACGGCACCTGGAGTGCCATCATGAACTTTCCGGAACTCTTCGCAGCTGCAATACCGATATGCGGTGGAGGAGACGTCAGCAAAGTCGAGAGAATAAAGGACATACCCATCTGGGTTTTCCACGCAGAAGACGATCCTGTTGTCCCAGTGGAGAATTCGCGTGTTCTTGTGAAAAAGCTCGCAGAGATTGGAGGAAAAGTCAGATACACCGAGTACGAAAAAGGTTTCATGGAGAAACACGGGTGGGATCCACACGGATCGTGGATACCTGCCTACGAAAGTCAGGAAGTCGTAGAGTGGCTGTTTGAACAAAGTAGATAG